Proteins encoded in a region of the Bacillus clarus genome:
- a CDS encoding type IV secretory system conjugative DNA transfer family protein, which translates to MLGVIQRCSGLLQAVGIFNQGEKDVDVTKASQEAYRTVIEGVRKAKQKFIFIFDPTNQVYEDTHRQKLAQGYHIVKHNLLSDTVFLDDESNQKVIMYVSIDTVTSTYEDRGEALSHFLHLLTEKKKIRPIHLVFYQFNLYPIPHIEQFLKESATYNIRTSIVVESHSVLQRIYGKHGAKRIATSCQTTVLA; encoded by the coding sequence ATGCTAGGAGTGATTCAAAGGTGCTCAGGGCTTCTACAGGCGGTTGGAATTTTTAATCAGGGAGAAAAGGATGTAGATGTAACGAAAGCTTCACAAGAAGCTTATAGGACAGTGATTGAGGGTGTAAGAAAAGCCAAACAAAAGTTTATCTTTATTTTCGATCCAACGAATCAAGTGTATGAAGATACACATCGGCAGAAGCTAGCGCAAGGATATCACATTGTAAAACACAATTTGTTAAGTGATACAGTGTTCTTAGATGATGAAAGTAATCAAAAAGTGATCATGTATGTCAGTATAGATACGGTTACTAGTACGTATGAAGATAGAGGTGAGGCATTATCTCATTTTCTCCACCTTCTAACTGAAAAGAAAAAAATCCGACCGATTCATCTCGTCTTTTATCAATTTAATCTTTATCCCATCCCTCATATAGAGCAGTTTTTAAAAGAAAGTGCTACCTATAATATTCGAACTTCAATTGTCGTAGAATCTCATTCCGTCTTACAACGTATATACGGAAAACATGGAGCAAAACGAATTGCTACATCGTGTCAGACAACAGTTCTAGCATAG
- a CDS encoding MSCRAMM family protein yields the protein EKYEINWSYSPLYGKDLRTELLKNANGQIAYCLTYGKLSPDGNNLPEKGRTDNVVYRVLLNGYPQKSPEELGVSNWKEAHYATQLSVWAALGQIDISEVQHKNANVAKAVKAIIDGANTSQETQEMFMNVTPTDNQEAKLNGEYFETTVYQIESNAKNGVFTVQLANAPAGTKVVSTNGEAKQQFNLGEQFRILIPKSSQTGNFSLKVTSNLSKLQAVAYKGTDSVQDATVLLEINEEKVSTDLQVNWKSLGGLKIVKVGEQKELLQGAVFEVMNSANEKVGTMTTNEQGSASLSGLEIGTYTLKEVKSPIGYVLNEQPQQIEVKTGEVATITVQNVKVKGNVQLLKVDGENPDKKLEGATFILQDSKGKKISEHKTDKNGLIEVKDLPFGAYSFVEKQAPTGYVLTKKPIPFSISEQGKTIMLTAKNKHITGELEISKVDIADGDNKLPNAEFTIFNEKGEEVVKGKTNQNGIAKFKLPYGKYTYKETFAPEGYLLNGEIFSFEIKEDGQIIKHTVKDQKKPTPPTPETPQPEQPQKPEQSETPQPQTPEQPKVTEKPVVPQLEKPQQIVMKPQLEQTPKKVEAHLPTTGGKAENPYIKWIGLACITFGAMGVVFAVRNRKKAQ from the coding sequence GTAACAATCTTCCAGAGAAAGGGCGCACAGATAATGTTGTGTACCGTGTTCTTCTAAATGGATATCCACAAAAGAGTCCAGAAGAACTAGGTGTTTCTAACTGGAAAGAAGCACACTATGCAACGCAACTTAGTGTTTGGGCGGCATTAGGTCAAATTGATATTAGCGAAGTTCAGCATAAGAATGCAAATGTAGCTAAAGCTGTAAAAGCGATTATTGATGGGGCAAATACAAGCCAGGAAACACAAGAAATGTTCATGAACGTAACACCAACAGACAATCAAGAAGCGAAACTAAACGGTGAGTACTTTGAAACGACAGTGTACCAAATTGAAAGTAATGCTAAGAATGGTGTATTTACAGTTCAACTAGCCAATGCACCAGCTGGAACAAAAGTTGTTTCAACAAATGGAGAAGCGAAGCAACAATTCAATTTAGGAGAACAATTCCGTATTCTGATACCGAAATCCTCTCAGACTGGCAATTTTTCCTTGAAAGTAACTTCTAACCTTTCTAAGTTGCAAGCAGTAGCCTACAAGGGAACTGATAGTGTGCAAGATGCAACGGTATTACTAGAGATAAATGAGGAAAAAGTAAGTACCGACCTACAAGTAAACTGGAAATCACTTGGAGGATTGAAAATTGTAAAAGTGGGAGAGCAAAAAGAATTGCTACAAGGTGCAGTATTTGAAGTCATGAATAGTGCAAATGAAAAAGTAGGCACAATGACTACAAATGAGCAAGGTTCAGCAAGTCTTTCTGGTTTAGAAATCGGAACTTATACTCTTAAAGAGGTAAAATCTCCTATTGGTTATGTACTGAATGAGCAGCCACAACAGATTGAAGTCAAAACGGGTGAGGTTGCTACGATTACAGTACAAAACGTAAAAGTAAAAGGGAATGTACAACTACTTAAAGTAGATGGAGAGAATCCAGATAAGAAATTAGAAGGAGCAACATTCATTCTACAAGACAGTAAAGGTAAAAAGATTAGTGAACATAAAACAGATAAAAACGGCTTGATTGAAGTAAAAGACTTACCATTTGGGGCATACTCATTTGTCGAGAAACAAGCACCAACTGGCTATGTTTTAACGAAAAAACCTATTCCTTTTAGTATCTCGGAACAAGGCAAGACAATCATGCTAACAGCGAAAAATAAGCACATCACAGGAGAATTGGAGATTAGCAAGGTAGATATTGCGGATGGCGACAATAAGCTTCCAAATGCTGAATTTACCATCTTTAATGAAAAAGGCGAAGAAGTTGTAAAAGGAAAAACGAATCAAAACGGCATTGCAAAATTCAAGCTTCCATATGGAAAGTACACATATAAAGAAACATTTGCACCAGAAGGCTATTTACTCAATGGAGAAATATTCTCTTTTGAAATTAAAGAGGATGGTCAAATCATTAAACATACGGTGAAGGATCAGAAGAAACCGACACCGCCTACACCAGAGACACCACAACCGGAACAACCACAAAAACCAGAGCAATCAGAAACACCACAACCACAGACACCGGAACAACCAAAAGTAACAGAAAAACCGGTCGTGCCACAACTAGAGAAACCACAACAGATTGTTATGAAACCACAACTAGAACAAACACCAAAGAAAGTAGAAGCTCATCTTCCAACAACAGGTGGTAAAGCTGAAAATCCATATATAAAATGGATCGGGCTTGCATGTATCACATTTGGTGCAATGGGAGTTGTATTTGCAGTAAGAAACCGTAAGAAAGCACAATAA